Proteins from a single region of Gossypium arboreum isolate Shixiya-1 chromosome 1, ASM2569848v2, whole genome shotgun sequence:
- the LOC108482069 gene encoding uncharacterized protein LOC108482069 isoform X1: MATTYLGKLMLSAENGESDEEEKWVSHYSSNHQILLVGEGDFSFSLSLANAFASASNICASSLDSYGACLLHEVDATKMKHHTDLANRKFDRIIFNFPHAGFYGKEDNPHMIQMHRNLVQGFFRSARGMLRANGEIHVNHKTSAPFSLWNLEKLASECSLAWIQCVDFNVEDYPGYQNKRGDDSRCDEPFPLGKSSTFKFGFCPRAKKATKATKSGVSMCNKSQHFQTISMPMQLHSTSDFNYHRRNHTLNRIPLHVKLRPIIPNQNQYSGVFDRNFNGLVRTCQANSLRSARYDGLGSLRHGLDRQLVEVPRTLNGNLPYMHEHKHEHEVRHSLDRQVVGVPRTINDNLYYMHEHENSLDRKMIEMPRTLNGNTYYMHEHKPARHSVDRQMVEMPRALNGNFNYMHEHEHELAHISNSRPHLHRALACQT; this comes from the exons ATGGCAACCACATACCTCGGAAAGCTAATGCTTAGCGCTGAAAATGGAGAATCAGATGAAGAAGAAAAATGGGTCTCTCACTATTCATCCAACCATCAAATACTGTTAGTTGGTGAAGGggatttctctttttctttgagTTTGGCCAATGCTTTTGCCTCTGCCTCTAACATTTGTGCTTCTTCCTTAGACTCCTATG GGGCATGCTTACTACATGAAGTGGATGCAACCAAAATGAAGCATCATACTGACTTAGCCAACCGAAAGTTTGATCGAATCATCTTCAATTTTCCACATGCTGGCTTTTATGGAAAGGAAGATAATCCCCATATGATTCA GATGCATAGGAACCTTGTACAAGGTTTCTTTAGAAGTGCAAGGGGCATGCTTAGAGCTAATGGTGAAATTCATGTAAACCACAAGACCAGTGCTCCGTTTTCCCTATGGAATCTTGAGAAATTAGCTTCTGAGTGCTCTCTGGCATGGATTCAGTGTGTAGATTTCAATGTAGAAGATTACCCAGGTTATCAAAACAAGAGAGGGGATGATTCAAGATGTGATGAACCCTTCCCTCTTGGCAAGAGCAGCACCTTCAAATTCGGCTTTTGCCCTAGAGCTAAGAAGGCGACTAAAGCAACCAAAAGTGGGGTTTCAATGTGTAACAAATCTCAGCATTTTCAAACCATTTCAATGCCAATGCAGCTGCATTCAACTTCTGATTTCAACTATCACCGAAGGAATCATACTTTGAATCGCATCCCACTGCATGTTAAACTGCGTCCTATCATCCCTAACCAGAATCAATACTCCGGGGTCTTCGATAGAAACTTTAATGGTTTGGTCCGAACATGTCAAGCGAATAGCCTGAGGTCTGCAAGATATGATGGTCTAGGAAGCTTGAGGCATGGTCTTGACAGACAATTGGTAGAGGTGCCGAGAACCTTGAATGGTAACTTGCCTTACATGCATGAGCACAAGCATGAGCATGAAGTGAGGCATAGTCTTGACAGACAAGTGGTAGGGGTGCCAAGAACCATAAATGATAACTTGTATTACATGCATGAGCATGAAAATAGTCTTGACAGAAAAATGATAGAGATGCCAAGAACCTTAAATGGTAACACGTATTACATGCATGAGCACAAGCCAGCGAGGCATAGTGTTGACAGACAAATGGTAGAGATGCCAAGAGCCTTGAATGGTAACTTCAACTACATGCATGAGCATGAGCATGAACTTGCCCATATTAGCAATTCGAGGCCTCATCTTCACAGGGCGCTTGCATGTCAAACCTAG
- the LOC108482069 gene encoding uncharacterized protein LOC108482069 isoform X2: MKHHTDLANRKFDRIIFNFPHAGFYGKEDNPHMIQMHRNLVQGFFRSARGMLRANGEIHVNHKTSAPFSLWNLEKLASECSLAWIQCVDFNVEDYPGYQNKRGDDSRCDEPFPLGKSSTFKFGFCPRAKKATKATKSGVSMCNKSQHFQTISMPMQLHSTSDFNYHRRNHTLNRIPLHVKLRPIIPNQNQYSGVFDRNFNGLVRTCQANSLRSARYDGLGSLRHGLDRQLVEVPRTLNGNLPYMHEHKHEHEVRHSLDRQVVGVPRTINDNLYYMHEHENSLDRKMIEMPRTLNGNTYYMHEHKPARHSVDRQMVEMPRALNGNFNYMHEHEHELAHISNSRPHLHRALACQT; the protein is encoded by the exons ATGAAGCATCATACTGACTTAGCCAACCGAAAGTTTGATCGAATCATCTTCAATTTTCCACATGCTGGCTTTTATGGAAAGGAAGATAATCCCCATATGATTCA GATGCATAGGAACCTTGTACAAGGTTTCTTTAGAAGTGCAAGGGGCATGCTTAGAGCTAATGGTGAAATTCATGTAAACCACAAGACCAGTGCTCCGTTTTCCCTATGGAATCTTGAGAAATTAGCTTCTGAGTGCTCTCTGGCATGGATTCAGTGTGTAGATTTCAATGTAGAAGATTACCCAGGTTATCAAAACAAGAGAGGGGATGATTCAAGATGTGATGAACCCTTCCCTCTTGGCAAGAGCAGCACCTTCAAATTCGGCTTTTGCCCTAGAGCTAAGAAGGCGACTAAAGCAACCAAAAGTGGGGTTTCAATGTGTAACAAATCTCAGCATTTTCAAACCATTTCAATGCCAATGCAGCTGCATTCAACTTCTGATTTCAACTATCACCGAAGGAATCATACTTTGAATCGCATCCCACTGCATGTTAAACTGCGTCCTATCATCCCTAACCAGAATCAATACTCCGGGGTCTTCGATAGAAACTTTAATGGTTTGGTCCGAACATGTCAAGCGAATAGCCTGAGGTCTGCAAGATATGATGGTCTAGGAAGCTTGAGGCATGGTCTTGACAGACAATTGGTAGAGGTGCCGAGAACCTTGAATGGTAACTTGCCTTACATGCATGAGCACAAGCATGAGCATGAAGTGAGGCATAGTCTTGACAGACAAGTGGTAGGGGTGCCAAGAACCATAAATGATAACTTGTATTACATGCATGAGCATGAAAATAGTCTTGACAGAAAAATGATAGAGATGCCAAGAACCTTAAATGGTAACACGTATTACATGCATGAGCACAAGCCAGCGAGGCATAGTGTTGACAGACAAATGGTAGAGATGCCAAGAGCCTTGAATGGTAACTTCAACTACATGCATGAGCATGAGCATGAACTTGCCCATATTAGCAATTCGAGGCCTCATCTTCACAGGGCGCTTGCATGTCAAACCTAG
- the LOC108482285 gene encoding uncharacterized protein LOC108482285 isoform X1 — protein MLKKSDLSSPMATTYLGKLMLSSENGESDEEEKWVSHYSSNHQILLVGEGDFSFSLSLANAFASASNICASSLDSYDILMKKYKNAISNLENLEKLGACLLHEVDATKMKHHTDLANRKFDRIIFNFPHAGFHGKEDNPHIIRMHRNLVQGFFRSARGMLRANGEIHVNHKTNTPFSLWNLKKLASGCSLALIQRVDFNVEDYPGYHNKRGDGSRCDEPFPLGKSSTFKFGFCPRAKKASKATERWGSMCKKSQHFQTIPMPMQLHSTSDFNYHRSNHTVNRIPLHVKLHPIIPNQNQYSGVFDRNFNDFVLTCQANSLRSARYDGLGSLRHGLDRQLVEVPRPLNGNLPYMHEHKHEHERVRHSLDRQVVGVLRTINDNLYYTYEHEQARHSLDRQRVEVPRTLHGNSYYMHKDENSLDRQMIEMPRTLNGNSYYMHEHKPARHSVDRQMVEMPRALNGNLYYMDEHEHELAHISNSRPHLPRALACQAYRLKVPNTRDVLRL, from the exons ATGTTGAAAAAGAGTGACCTTTCAAGTCCCATGGCAACCACATACCTCGGAAAGCTAATGCTTAGCTCTGAAAATGGAGAATCAGATGAAGAAGAAAAATGGGTCTCTCACTATTCATCCAACCATCAAATACTGTTAGTTGGTGAAGGggatttctctttttctttgagTTTGGCCAATGCTTTTGCCTCTGCCTCTAACATTTGTGCTTCTTCCTTGGACTCCTATG ATATTTTGATGAAGAAATACAAGAATGCaatttcaaatttggaaaatcTTGAGAAGCTAGGGGCATGCTTACTACATGAAGTGGATGCAACCAAAATGAAGCATCATACTGACTTAGCCAACCGAAAGTTTGATCGAATCATCTTCAATTTTCCACATGCTGGCTTTCATGGAAAGGAAGATAATCCCCATATCATTCG GATGCATAGGAACCTTGTACAAGGTTTCTTTAGAAGTGCAAGGGGCATGCTTCGAGCTAATGGTGAAATTCATGTAAACCACAAGACCAACACTCCATTTTCCTTATGGAATCTTAAGAAATTAGCTTCTGGATGCTCTCTGGCATTGATTCAGCGGGTAGATTTCAATGTAGAAGATTACCCAGGATATCACAACAAGAGAGGGGATGGTTCAAGATGTGATGAACCCTTTCCTCTTGGCAAGAGCAGCACCTTCAAATTCGGCTTTTGCCCTAGAGCTAAGAAGGCGTCTAAAGCAACCGAAAGATGGGGTTCAATGTGTAAAAAATCTCAGCATTTTCAAACCATTCCAATGCCAATGCAGCTGCATTCAACTTCTGATTTCAACTATCATCGAAGCAATCATACTGTGAATCGCATCCCACTGCATGTTAAACTGCATCCTATCATCCCTAACCAGAATCAATACTCCGGGGTCTTCGATAGAAACTTTAATGATTTTGTCCTAACATGTCAAGCGAATAGCCTGAGGTCTGCAAGATATGATGGTCTAGGAAGCTTGAGGCATGGTCTTGACAGACAATTGGTAGAGGTGCCGAGACCCTTGAATGGTAACTTGCCTTACATGCATGAGCACAAGCATGAGCATGAACGAGTGAGGCATAGTCTTGACAGACAAGTGGTAGGGGTGCTAAGAACCATAAATGATAACTTGTATTACACGTATGAGCATGAGCAAGCAAGGCATAGTCTTGACAGACAAAGGGTAGAGGTGCCAAGAACCTTACATGGTAACTCGTATTACATGCATAAGGATGAAAATAGTCTTGACAGACAAATGATAGAGATGCCAAGAACCTTAAATGGTAACTCGTATTACATGCATGAGCACAAGCCAGCGAGGCATAGTGTTGACAGACAAATGGTAGAGATGCCAAGAGCCTTGAATGGTAACTTGTACTACATGGATGAGCATGAGCATGAACTTGCCCATATTAGCAATTCGAGGCCTCATCTTCCCAGGGCGCTTGCATGTCAAGCCTACCGGCTGAAAGTACCTAATACTCGGGATGTTCTTCGTTTGTAA
- the LOC108482285 gene encoding heavy metal-associated isoprenylated plant protein 41 isoform X2 translates to MLKKSDLSSPMATTYLGKLMLSSENGESDEEEKWVSHYSSNHQILLVGEGDFSFSLSLANAFASASNICASSLDSYDILMKKYKNAISNLENLEKLGACLLHEVDATKMKHHTDLANRKFDRIIFNFPHAGFHGKEDNPHIIR, encoded by the exons ATGTTGAAAAAGAGTGACCTTTCAAGTCCCATGGCAACCACATACCTCGGAAAGCTAATGCTTAGCTCTGAAAATGGAGAATCAGATGAAGAAGAAAAATGGGTCTCTCACTATTCATCCAACCATCAAATACTGTTAGTTGGTGAAGGggatttctctttttctttgagTTTGGCCAATGCTTTTGCCTCTGCCTCTAACATTTGTGCTTCTTCCTTGGACTCCTATG ATATTTTGATGAAGAAATACAAGAATGCaatttcaaatttggaaaatcTTGAGAAGCTAGGGGCATGCTTACTACATGAAGTGGATGCAACCAAAATGAAGCATCATACTGACTTAGCCAACCGAAAGTTTGATCGAATCATCTTCAATTTTCCACATGCTGGCTTTCATGGAAAGGAAGATAATCCCCATATCATTCGGTAA